aacaaaaagaataaaatacttaggagtatatctacctaaagaaacaaaagacctatacatagaaaattataaaccactgatgaaagaaatcaaagaggacacaaacagatggagaaatataccgtgttcatggattgtaagaatcaatattgtcaaaatgctatctacccaaagcaatctatagattcaatgcaatccctatcaagctaccaacggtatttttcacagaactagaacaaataatttcacaatttgtatggaaatacaaaaaacctcgaatagccaaagtaatcttgagaaagaagaatggaactggaggaatcaacctgcctgacttcagactctactacaaagccacagtcatcaagacagtatggtactggcacaaagacagaaatatagatcaatggaacagaatagaaagcccagagataaatccacaaacctatggacaccttatctttgacaaaggaggcaaggatatacaatggaaaaaagacaacctctttaacaagtggtgctgggaaaactggtcaaccacttgcaaaagaaggaaactagaacactttctaacaccatacacaaaaataaactcaaaatggattaaagatctaaatgtaagaacagaaactataaaactcctagaggagaacataggcaaaacactctccgacataaatcacagcaggatcctctatgacccacctcccagaatgttggaaataaaagcaaaaataaacaaatggaacctaattaaacttaaaagcttttacacaacaaaggaaactataagcaaggtgaaaagacagccctcagattgggagaaaataatagcaaacgaagcaacagacaaaggattaatctcaaaaatatacaagcaactcctgcagctcaattccagaaaaataaatgacccaatcaaaaaaagggccaaagaactaaacagacatttctccaaagaagacatacagatggctaacaaacacatgaaaagatgctcaacatcactcattattagagaaatgcaaatcaaaaccacaatgaggtaccattacacgccagtcaggatggctgctatccaaaagtctacaagcaataaatgctggcgagggtgtggagaaaagggaaccctcttacactgttggtgggaatgcaaactagtacagccactatggagaacagtgtggagatttcttaaaaaactggaaatagaactgccatatgacccagcaatcccactgctgggcatacacaccgaggaaaccagatctgaaagagacacatgcaccccaatgttcattgcagcactgtttataatagccaggacatggaagcaacctagatgtccatcagcagacgaatggataaggaaactgtggtacatatacaccatgggatattactcagccattaaaaagaattcatttgagtcagttctaatgaaatggatgaaactggagcccattatacagagtgaagtaagtcagaaagataaagaccaatacagtatactaacgcatacatatggaacttagaaagatggtaatgataactcgatatgcaaaatagaaaaagagacacagatgtacagaagagacttttggattctgtgggagaaggcgagggtgggatgttttgagagaacagcatcaagagtgaaacagatcaccagcccaggtgggatgcatgagacaagtgctctgggctggtgcactgagaagacccagagggatggggtggggagggaggtgagaggggggatcgggatggggaacacatgtaaatccatggctgattcatgtcaatgtatggcaaaaaccactacaatattgtaaagtaattagcctccaactaataaaaataaatggaaaaaaataaaataaaataaaaattaaaaaagactgactttcctagtggtccagtggttaagactctgcacttccattgcagggggcacaggattcatccttggttgaggaactaagatcccacatacatgTGGTGTGGCCgaaataaagcagaagaaaagagataATCTTGCCCTTAGGGTCAGGGCAGAGGAAGAGCTAAAGAGGAAAGTGGTGAGTGGCTAACAGTTTCTGAGTGTGGACAAATGGGTGTGTGCTAAGGAACTCAAATTCTCTTCATTCCCTTCAGAATCTGGTTTGACAGCTGTAACAATTTGCTACCATCAGTCCTGGAAACTGGGGAAAACATCTAATTTCATATTTATATGATAGTTAAACTTTCCCcaataaaaagtgaaatgtaaCTTCTTAGCTCGAGAAAACTGCATGTAATGTAGAAATAACCTTATATCAAAATCAAGATTTCCCATGGTAGACATCCATGCGCCAGTTTGCTAAGATCGTGGGGACTGTGATGTCCGCATCTACCCACAGCCAGTGCCTGACAGTCAGTGTGCATCGGTGCTGCCACGCTGTCCAGACTGTTTGAAAAGAATCAGTATCATCAGCATCACTTCTGATAAGGGGCGCCACCAGGCTGCAGAAAGATGTTACGCAGAGCAGGAGTCTCAGCTGCTAGACAAGCTGGGGGATAAAGCTCATATCTGGGGTTTCTTCTCAACCTAAAGACTGGCTTTTCCTCTGACATCCTTTGGTGAAGCCTGGGTGTTGGGGTAGAGGTAAAGGGGTCcaagctgcttttaaaaaagcacttgAAGTTCTTGGTCCTCTGTTAACCTTTTTGAAGCAGTTATTCAcataaaaagaatcttaaaaacttTAGAGCTATTaatcatgatgaactctgcagcagtcctaaaatgtaaaatttggtCCACATGTAAATGTAAACACAGAAATGTGTTTCTGTGCCCAGAAAAAAGACTTATTTGCAGAAATACCTCATCTTACCTTTTCCTtgtcagatttttctctttttttcatcctTCTGTTTTGGGGATATCAGTGGGAAGTTGGTATGCAGctgtccatttctcctttccccttggACCAAAGGTTTAGACCTTTTCTGTGTCACACTAAATGAAAATTATCTTTCAATCTCTTGCAAATTGGCTCTTTGTGTTTTGAGGACCAGGCTTTTGTGTTTTGAGGATCTGATGTGGCAGAGATTGTAAACAGACAATCTCAAAACTCAATGTCCATTCTCTCCCTTCTCAGTAACTGAATCCTGAACTTATTTGGGAAAGCCATGCTCATAGCTAGAAAGGTAAGTTTCCCCAGCCTCTCTGGCAGTTGAATGTGTCCAAGTAACCCAATGTTGGTCAATGAGGTAAAAGTGGAAGGCTGAATTACACCTCTAGAAGGTCCTTACTAGAGAGGGAGTGAGATCTTCTgccctgttattttttttttttccaaatggaaagCAAATGTAATGACTGGAGCCCCAGCAGTCACTGTGGACCAGGCAGTTATCTTGAGAAGTAAGCCAGATGACAGAAGGAACACAAGTCACTGATAGCATGGAGTTCTCTGCCAGCCTGGATTTCTATCTCCAGATTTCTTTTACATAAGAGATAAGTAAATCTCTATTTTTATAAGACATTTATCATATACAGCTGGACCTAATCACAGCAGAGACACTTGGGAAACTGTTGAAGGCACCACTTTGAAACATCAAGCATTTGGTGTACTAAATACAATAGCAAACACATCTACAATGCAATTAGCAATGCCAACAGCTTAGTCTTTAAAAGCTCTGAGTGACATTGTATGCAGACATGGCTTGTTATCAAGCAAATACAGGGGAATGTGCCTGTTAGGCTCAGGTTTTATGTTAAATAATAACCAAATGGAGCAATGACATTATGACAatctctataaatatatatgattattATTGTCACTTAACTGATGGGCAAATAGAAAGGATATACTACCTGTCCCAGGTTACAAAGCTGGAAATCCAAGCAAAGTGAGTCAAGATTTCAGAGTTTGTGTTATGAAACACCATAGTAAGGAATCCtccatatttacatttttctaaatagTCTTGACCATCCCCTAAATTCTCCATTGAGCATGTCAAAATGGCTGAAACCCAGGCAGGGCTATTCATCCTTAAAGTAAGGGCTGCACAGGTAGTCATGGCCTCAAGGGTTTGACATCCAGGGACAGAGTCAAAGTCATTCTTGGCAAATCAACCTAGTCTCCCCTTCAGCTGTAATTTAATAGTCTATCTCTTTAAATTGAAAGAAACATCAGGGGTCATTAATGCTCAGTCTGGGAAAATTAGAAGCACTATTGAGTtaagacacacagacacaaatgtCACTATTGTTTAATCACAATCAGACATTACATGGCACAAAACACTCCGTCTATCTCTTTGCTGTTCCAAATCTCACGAACTTAAAAACCTGAATTTGACACAAGCAGTTTAAAGAATTCTTCTGACCAAACTCCCCAAACCCAAAGGAGATGAAAAAGTAATAATGTAAAAAAGTTAAGGTCAAGGTGGCCTGATATCACAGCTAATGACTAACCATTTGTTTACAGGCGGTTCCTGCTCCACCCTGAAAGCTGCCAAGCTCCACTCTGTCCAACAAGTGGTTAGTGATCGGTTCCCTGGATGATTGTCCCTGAAGGTAAGCCATGCTCTGGGGGGTACATTAGGCACTTTAAGTGGGGGTAGTTACCTTTCCCTGACTGGGTATAATGTTTGGCTCTCAAAAAGCAAGGTAAGGAATTTTACACTCAAACAGAATGTCTTGTGAATCTCTGCCCCTGGGATTAAGCGCTGGGATTCCAGGGCGTTCTCAAGAATACCTGCACCATACGTTCTGCAGGAGTTGTGCGCGTTGGCCAGCAGGGTGTTTACGGTCTGCATGTTCTGTGGACACCAGCACAGTGGTCCACTCTGACTTAGTCTCTTATCTTGAGTTTTAGCCCATCTAGACGGTGGTACTCTCCATAGTGAACAACCAGCGTAGCACTGATGCTCACATCCATCAGAACTGGCGCTGGGTGTCAACCCCCTGTAAGGTTGCAGCCATATATGCTGCATTTATCAGCTCTGGGTTTTAGGAGCAAACCCAGCCCCGTGTGACCAGATCGTCACTAGcttatttgcctggagaatcccctccCCTACTCGGCTTCATCCACCTCTTCCCCGGCAGTAGCTGCTTCTAAGGCCGCGAGGGCTTCGGCCACCTCCGCGTCCTCATCCGCCGTCTCCCAGCTCCCGTCTCCGGCGGAGCCAGGGGCCTCCCCCCACCCGTTTCTCGAATCGACCACAGGCACATCCTGAGCAAGATCGTCTTTGTCGAAGTAGACACTTGGGAGTTCGGTTGTCACGGCCTCGTTTAATGAATCCCAGCTTCTCTTCACGGAGAAGGGCATATTCACACCACACTCCCCTGCCGGGGCGTGACCACCCTCCTGGGGCTCCTTCTCAGAGTGGATCTTGAAAAGACGGCCCTTCTCTTGGTGATCAACGTGATCAGCGTTGTCTTCAGCTGAGCCCCAAAGCTGAGGGTAGTCCGGGGTGGGTGTCTGGAGGACATgggctgggacttcccaggcagcaaACCCGGCCATGGATGGCGCGCCGGAGCCCCCATTCCCGATGACCTGCGTCTCTCCCGAGGCCCGCTGCATGCAGTCCAGCTCCCGGGCACTCCCTCCTTCAAGGAAGGGCTGGGTCGGGTGACCTTTGTTTGCAGCACTGGCCCAGGAGTCCCTGTCCCCCTGAGGGGGCCCCGGCTCAGCGGTGAGCGGCAGGACAGCGGTGGGGCCGAGGCCATTGATGGCCCCGCTAGTCTTCTCGGCACAGGGTCCCCCCACCGCATTCCCCGAGAGGAGTGGTCCTTGGGGCGGCCCGCACGGCTCCTGCGGAGCGGCTGTTCCGCTCCCGCTTGCAGTTCTTTTGGAGCCCTCGTTCGGAGGGTCGCCCTTGCGCACCAGGATTTCGCTGCCCTGTCTGTCTTTCAATTTAAGAGTGTCCTCTTCATCTAACTTGCAGCTGTTTACTTCGTTAACATAACCAGAGGAGGGCACGTGAACCGGATCGAAGAGATAGCTAGGATGAGAAGGAGGAAGATCAGTCAAGTATTAACCTTATTAATAACTAACTTTCATTATTAATATTCTACTGCAGGCTCGGCTGCTGCTCTGTGGTTCCGGTTAACTTCATTTCCATGGTTACTCTTTTAAGCCTATATGCGCGCCTAGTTAAATAGATattggacatgaatctgagcagactctgggagatagtgaaggacagggaagcctggcatcatgcagtacatggggtggcaaagagtccgacaggacttagtgaccaaactGCAACAATTAAATAGATACAGTTGGTATAGAAGTGGTCTACCAACTGGAAACAGATCTTAAGGAGGGGTTGCAAAAAGGGCAGGAAGAAGGTAAAGAACAAAGTGggtcatgaaatttaaaaacaaacaaaaagtaaacaaataaaacaaatgttcaACAATAGGAAAATAAGTGGTTAAGAACTGATGGCATGACACCTCAACAGAATATTATGTAGTCATTAATATTACTGGGGTGATTTATTTTCAGTGATGCCATTTCAGGCATAACAATTATGAAGTCTGGACTAGCATGAAAGTTACTCACAATAAATACTTTTGAGTGGCACCTAACATTAAATTATAACTATAGTGACAAAAATGATATATGTATGtaggtatgtatatgtgtatgtatatattgataCCTATTTATGCATAACACATAGATACAGATATGGAATAGAACATAATAAAGATAGTTTTGTTATGGAAGCAAAATGATCAGTtaattttcctcctttattttatatagaattaTATTCATGTTGCCcaaatttttatgaaatagaaTCTGGACAAAATTAAAAGCACATACATGACTGGGGTGATTTATTTTCAGTGATACCATTTCAGGCATCTTCTAAAACCCAAGCTTTTCTTTACACTGAAACTCTCTGGAGAAATGTAAATTCAATCCAAACCAAATTCACCCTCAGAGAATGAGTGTTCCCAACATGCTCGGAGCACTGcacaaaaaatttttacaaatccAGCCC
This genomic stretch from Cervus canadensis isolate Bull #8, Minnesota chromosome 19, ASM1932006v1, whole genome shotgun sequence harbors:
- the C19H4orf19 gene encoding uncharacterized protein C4orf19 homolog; this translates as MGCRCCKMIQSYLFDPVHVPSSGYVNEVNSCKLDEEDTLKLKDRQGSEILVRKGDPPNEGSKRTASGSGTAAPQEPCGPPQGPLLSGNAVGGPCAEKTSGAINGLGPTAVLPLTAEPGPPQGDRDSWASAANKGHPTQPFLEGGSARELDCMQRASGETQVIGNGGSGAPSMAGFAAWEVPAHVLQTPTPDYPQLWGSAEDNADHVDHQEKGRLFKIHSEKEPQEGGHAPAGECGVNMPFSVKRSWDSLNEAVTTELPSVYFDKDDLAQDVPVVDSRNGWGEAPGSAGDGSWETADEDAEVAEALAALEAATAGEEVDEAE